The proteins below are encoded in one region of Paeniglutamicibacter cryotolerans:
- a CDS encoding pseudouridine synthase, with product MLSPLPVRDGVNATRLRIPDTGPWGSVMDYMLERFGHVDPEGIVRRFACGEIVGLGAEPLTPTTPLGVHEFLWYYRTLPVEEPIPFTETIMHLDDDLLVVDKPHFLPTTPGGRFVQESALVRLRNRLDMPDLIPMHRLDRATAGVIMFSVNPATRGAYQTLFERREIRKEYECVSALDPLRHEAMAALDFPVTHRNRMGKTKGELLSTVLPGEPNAESEIDLIGTGYSHGNQPGREVGHFVLRPHSGKTHQLRVHMAALGLGILNDAFYPDLLDKAPDDYAHPLQLLARGVCFTDPLSGKDAAFRSAMELAERPYPAIP from the coding sequence ATGCTCTCTCCCCTCCCCGTCCGTGACGGCGTCAATGCAACCCGTCTGCGTATCCCGGATACCGGGCCTTGGGGTTCGGTCATGGACTACATGCTCGAACGCTTCGGGCATGTAGACCCCGAGGGAATCGTCCGCCGCTTCGCGTGCGGTGAGATCGTCGGCCTCGGCGCCGAACCGCTGACACCCACCACGCCCCTGGGTGTGCACGAATTCCTCTGGTACTACAGGACCCTGCCCGTCGAGGAACCGATTCCCTTCACCGAAACGATCATGCACCTCGATGACGACTTGCTGGTGGTGGACAAGCCACACTTCCTGCCGACCACCCCCGGCGGGCGCTTCGTCCAGGAATCCGCGCTGGTGCGGCTGCGCAACAGGTTGGACATGCCCGACCTGATCCCGATGCACCGCTTGGACCGGGCAACTGCCGGGGTCATCATGTTCTCGGTGAACCCGGCAACCCGCGGGGCCTATCAGACGCTGTTCGAGCGCCGCGAGATCCGCAAGGAATACGAGTGCGTTTCGGCGCTGGACCCGCTGCGGCACGAGGCAATGGCGGCACTCGATTTCCCGGTGACCCATAGGAACCGGATGGGCAAGACGAAGGGCGAGCTGCTGTCGACGGTCCTGCCGGGGGAGCCGAACGCCGAGTCGGAGATCGATCTGATCGGTACCGGATACAGCCACGGCAACCAGCCCGGGCGCGAGGTCGGGCACTTCGTCCTGCGCCCGCACAGCGGCAAGACGCACCAGTTGCGCGTGCACATGGCTGCCCTCGGCCTGGGCATCCTCAACGACGCCTTCTACCCCGACCTGCTGGACAAGGCACCTGACGATTACGCACACCCATTGCAACTGCTGGCCCGGGGCGTGTGTTTCACCGATCCGCTGAGCGGCAAGGACGCCGCTTTCCGCTCGGCCATGGAATTGGCCGAGCGCCCGTACCCGGCAATCCCCTAG
- a CDS encoding dodecin, with translation MAEHVYKITELVGTSPQGIEAAVNNAVGTAGETLRNMDWFEITEVRGHIKGGVVADWQVGIKLGFRVD, from the coding sequence ATGGCTGAGCACGTCTACAAGATCACCGAGCTCGTAGGAACCTCACCCCAGGGCATCGAAGCGGCGGTGAACAATGCAGTCGGCACGGCCGGGGAAACCCTGCGCAACATGGACTGGTTCGAAATCACTGAGGTCCGCGGCCACATCAAGGGTGGCGTCGTGGCCGACTGGCAGGTCGGGATCAAGCTCGGCTTCCGCGTCGACTGA
- a CDS encoding Fpg/Nei family DNA glycosylase, protein MPEGDTVFRAARRLDAALTGHVLNISDFRIPRYATLNFVGWRVESVVSRGKHLLIRLVPPAGPHQHQPGVSIHSHMLMEGHWDVYASGERWRSPSFQARCVLGNSAFQAVGFELGFLRVLRTHDEPEAIGHLGPDPLGHSWDPLEAQRRLLLDPERPVGLALLDQRLVAGLGNIYRCEVLFISRINPHTPVGQISDLAHVVEVTHQLLQANKDRARRMTTGASGPDPYWVYGRTGKPCLRCGGTLSHERMADPEAPGGQIVERDLYFCPNCQAVDDSVRLRVANRA, encoded by the coding sequence ATGCCTGAGGGCGATACAGTATTCCGTGCCGCCAGACGGCTCGATGCCGCACTGACCGGACACGTCCTGAACATCAGCGATTTCCGAATCCCCCGCTACGCAACACTGAACTTCGTTGGGTGGCGCGTCGAATCCGTGGTTTCCCGCGGCAAGCACCTGCTGATCCGGCTGGTGCCGCCCGCCGGCCCCCACCAGCATCAACCCGGGGTCAGCATCCACTCGCACATGCTGATGGAGGGGCACTGGGACGTCTATGCCTCCGGGGAACGCTGGCGTTCTCCCTCCTTCCAGGCCCGCTGCGTGCTGGGCAACTCGGCCTTCCAGGCGGTCGGCTTCGAGCTGGGCTTCCTGCGGGTACTGCGCACCCACGACGAACCGGAAGCCATCGGCCATCTGGGCCCCGACCCGTTGGGGCATTCCTGGGATCCGCTGGAGGCCCAGCGCAGGCTGCTGCTCGATCCCGAGCGGCCCGTCGGCCTGGCCCTGCTCGATCAGCGGCTCGTTGCCGGACTCGGCAACATCTACCGATGCGAGGTGCTGTTCATCAGCCGCATTAACCCGCACACACCGGTCGGGCAGATTTCCGACCTGGCCCACGTCGTGGAGGTGACGCACCAGCTGCTGCAGGCCAACAAGGACCGGGCCCGGCGCATGACCACCGGCGCATCGGGACCCGATCCCTATTGGGTGTACGGGCGCACGGGCAAGCCCTGCCTGCGCTGCGGTGGCACGCTGAGCCACGAACGCATGGCGGACCCGGAGGCACCCGGTGGCCAGATAGTGGAACGTGACCTGTACTTCTGCCCGAACTGCCAGGCCGTGGACGATTCGGTCAGGCTGCGGGTGGCCAACCGGGCGTAG
- a CDS encoding ATP-dependent helicase — translation MEENSAPHPVMDRFTPATREWFAGAFSAPTPAQLGAWDTVSSGAHALVVAPTGSGKTLSAFLWALDSFIRRAQGQPELPLELPPPGKKQPARGTRVLYISPLKALGVDVERNLRSPLVGITQTARRLGLPTPVIAVGVRSGDTPANERRRLLVNPPDILITTPESLFLMLTSKARETLAEVDTVIIDEVHAVAGTKRGAHLALSLERLDALLLRPAQRIGLSATVEPHAEVARFLGGAAPVSIVAPPGTKTWDLSITVPVQDMTDLPSAAAAHDLGPASGLQPKASIWPHVEEKIVDLIEVNQSTIVFANSRRLAERLTGRLNEIHAERTGAEPPDGSAPGGRGSTAAGIVEGHPTRTTPATPAVIMAQAGSSAGAEPLLARAHHGSVSKEQRAGIEDDLKTGRLRCVVATSSLELGIDMGLVDLVIQVESPSSVASGLQRVGRAGHQVGEVSTGVFFPKHRGDLLNTTVTVERMRAGKIESLRIPANPLDILAQQTVAACALGPVEVEEWFDMVRASAPFAVLPRSAFEATLDLLAGKYPSDEFAELRPRIVWDREAGTITGRPGAQRLAVTSGGTIPDRGLFGVFLIGTEDSARGGRRVGELDEEMVYESRVGDVFALGATSWKIEDITHDKVLVSPAFGQPGKLPFWKGDTLGRPYELGRAVGAFRREVAALSPPATAARLAGIGLDPWAAQNVRSYLDAQAEATGTVPNDKTLVLERFVDELGDWRVVLHSPYGLPVHAPWALAVGARLHQRYGLDGSAMAADDGIVLRVPAMDDEPPGAELFDFSADELEDIVTREVGGSALFAARFRECAARALLLPRQNPAKRTPLWQQRQRSAQLLDVAKKYPDFPIILETVRECLADVYDLPALRELADALASRTLRLVETTTRSPSPFAQSLLFGYVAQFLYEGDSPLAERRAAALSLDPALLGELLGRAELRELLDAGVIHDVEAELQRLVPARRLAGLEGAADLLRLLGPLSAAQSAARLRPEPAAGESAGALHSTEAEALAHLLALVRSRRALELKLAGETVFAAIEDAARLRDALGVPLPMGVPLAFIEPVADPLGDLVSRHARTHGPFTAAEVAAALGLGIAVVAPALRALVDQGRVAEGEFRPLEPGSTGGLEYCDAHVLRRIRARSLAALRAEVEPVDAPTYGRFLPPWQYVGEDLRGVDGVATVIDQLSGVPIPASAWESLVLPARVPDYGPAMLDELLATGEVLFSGAGSLAGNDGWLALHLADSAPLTLARDPDFMPSELHAALLGVLGNGGGFFFRQITGLLADAPSPRPSDALVLQGLWDLVWAGWIGNDTFAPVRGLLDGGKTAHKQRAHAPRVRAPRPGRMRQVRASLAAASGLRPEEARVGVGSTAPGAAHGAGRWSLLPAPEADPTLRAHASAEYLLDRYGVLTRGSVMSEGIPGGFGQMYRVLSRLEEAGRTRRGYFIEKLGAAQFSVPATVDRLRTYSVDAALDDTRSPSRVPTAIALAATDPANPYGAALPWPVPGDEQATGHRPGRKAGALVVLLDGSLGLYLERGGKTLLLFEQSPQACDAMAKALVAVLRRARVQKLALEKVNGATILDTPLAASLLSAGFYSSPSGLRFRS, via the coding sequence ATGGAAGAAAACAGCGCCCCGCACCCGGTCATGGACCGCTTTACCCCGGCAACCCGCGAATGGTTCGCCGGCGCCTTCAGCGCCCCGACCCCGGCCCAGCTCGGAGCCTGGGACACGGTCTCCTCCGGCGCCCACGCCTTGGTCGTGGCGCCCACCGGATCGGGCAAGACGCTCTCGGCCTTCCTGTGGGCCCTGGATTCGTTCATCCGCCGGGCCCAGGGGCAGCCCGAACTGCCGCTGGAACTTCCCCCGCCCGGAAAGAAGCAACCGGCCCGCGGCACGCGGGTGCTCTACATTTCGCCACTCAAGGCCCTGGGCGTGGACGTGGAGCGCAACCTGCGCTCCCCGTTGGTGGGCATTACCCAGACGGCGCGCCGGCTGGGGCTGCCGACGCCGGTGATCGCAGTGGGAGTGCGCTCCGGCGACACCCCGGCCAACGAACGCCGCCGGCTGCTGGTCAATCCGCCGGACATCCTGATCACCACCCCCGAATCGCTGTTCCTGATGCTGACCTCCAAGGCGCGCGAAACCCTCGCCGAGGTCGACACCGTCATCATCGACGAGGTCCATGCGGTGGCCGGCACCAAGCGCGGCGCCCACCTGGCGCTCTCGTTGGAACGCCTCGATGCCCTGCTCCTCCGGCCGGCCCAGCGCATCGGGCTCTCCGCCACGGTGGAACCGCATGCCGAGGTCGCCCGCTTCCTGGGCGGTGCGGCCCCCGTATCGATCGTCGCGCCTCCCGGCACCAAGACCTGGGACCTGAGCATTACCGTGCCCGTGCAGGACATGACCGACCTTCCCTCGGCGGCCGCGGCGCACGACCTGGGCCCGGCCTCCGGGCTCCAGCCCAAGGCGAGCATCTGGCCGCACGTCGAGGAGAAGATCGTCGACCTGATCGAGGTCAACCAGTCAACGATCGTGTTTGCCAACTCCCGCCGGCTGGCCGAGCGGCTGACCGGGCGGCTCAACGAGATCCACGCCGAACGCACCGGAGCCGAGCCGCCGGACGGCTCCGCACCCGGCGGGAGGGGTTCGACGGCGGCCGGCATCGTTGAGGGCCACCCAACCCGGACCACCCCGGCGACGCCGGCGGTAATCATGGCGCAGGCCGGCTCGAGTGCCGGGGCCGAACCGCTGCTGGCCCGCGCCCACCACGGCTCGGTCTCCAAGGAGCAGCGCGCCGGCATCGAAGACGACCTGAAGACCGGACGGCTGCGCTGCGTGGTGGCGACCAGCTCGCTGGAGCTCGGCATCGACATGGGCCTGGTGGACCTGGTCATCCAGGTCGAATCCCCCTCCTCGGTGGCCTCGGGGCTGCAGCGCGTGGGCCGTGCCGGGCACCAGGTCGGGGAGGTCTCCACCGGCGTGTTCTTCCCCAAGCACCGCGGGGACCTGCTCAATACGACGGTCACCGTCGAACGCATGCGCGCCGGGAAGATCGAATCGCTGCGGATCCCCGCCAACCCGCTGGACATCCTGGCCCAACAGACCGTCGCCGCCTGCGCCCTGGGCCCGGTCGAGGTGGAGGAGTGGTTCGATATGGTGCGCGCCTCAGCCCCCTTCGCCGTGCTGCCGCGCTCGGCCTTCGAGGCGACGCTTGACCTGCTTGCCGGCAAGTACCCCTCCGACGAGTTCGCCGAACTGCGCCCGCGCATCGTTTGGGACCGGGAGGCCGGGACCATCACCGGGCGTCCCGGCGCCCAGCGGCTGGCAGTGACATCCGGCGGCACCATCCCGGACCGCGGGCTCTTCGGCGTCTTCCTGATCGGCACGGAGGACAGCGCCAGGGGAGGGCGCCGGGTCGGCGAGCTCGACGAGGAGATGGTCTACGAGTCCCGGGTCGGTGACGTGTTCGCGCTCGGCGCCACCAGCTGGAAGATCGAGGACATCACCCACGACAAGGTGTTGGTCTCCCCGGCGTTCGGGCAGCCGGGCAAGCTTCCCTTTTGGAAGGGCGACACCCTGGGCCGCCCCTACGAGCTGGGCCGGGCCGTGGGCGCCTTTCGACGCGAGGTCGCCGCGCTGTCCCCGCCGGCCACCGCGGCCAGGCTGGCGGGCATCGGGCTCGATCCCTGGGCGGCACAAAATGTGCGCTCCTACCTGGACGCCCAGGCCGAGGCCACCGGGACCGTACCGAATGACAAGACGCTGGTGCTCGAGCGCTTCGTCGACGAGCTCGGGGACTGGCGCGTGGTGTTGCATTCGCCGTACGGCCTGCCGGTCCATGCGCCCTGGGCGCTGGCCGTCGGGGCGCGGCTGCACCAGCGCTACGGACTGGACGGCTCGGCGATGGCGGCGGACGACGGGATAGTGCTGCGCGTGCCGGCCATGGACGATGAACCGCCCGGCGCCGAGCTCTTCGACTTTTCCGCCGACGAGCTGGAGGACATCGTCACCCGCGAGGTCGGCGGCTCGGCGCTCTTCGCCGCCCGCTTCCGCGAATGCGCCGCCCGCGCATTGCTGTTGCCGCGGCAGAACCCGGCCAAGCGCACCCCGCTCTGGCAGCAGCGCCAACGCTCGGCCCAACTGCTGGACGTGGCGAAGAAGTACCCGGATTTCCCGATCATCCTGGAAACCGTGCGCGAATGCCTGGCCGACGTCTACGACCTGCCGGCGCTGCGTGAACTCGCCGACGCACTGGCCTCGCGCACCCTGCGGCTGGTCGAGACCACTACCCGCTCCCCCTCGCCCTTCGCCCAGTCGCTGCTCTTCGGCTACGTCGCGCAGTTCCTCTACGAGGGCGACTCGCCGCTGGCCGAACGCCGGGCCGCCGCCCTGTCACTGGACCCGGCGCTGCTGGGCGAGCTGTTGGGCCGCGCCGAGCTGCGCGAGCTGCTCGACGCCGGGGTGATCCACGATGTCGAGGCCGAGCTCCAGCGGCTGGTTCCCGCACGCCGGTTGGCCGGCCTCGAGGGGGCGGCCGACCTGTTGCGACTGCTCGGCCCGCTATCCGCGGCCCAGTCCGCCGCCCGGCTGCGTCCGGAGCCGGCTGCCGGAGAGAGTGCCGGCGCCCTCCACTCCACGGAGGCCGAAGCGCTGGCGCACCTGCTGGCCCTGGTCCGCTCCCGTCGGGCGCTGGAACTGAAGCTGGCCGGGGAAACCGTCTTCGCCGCCATCGAGGATGCCGCGCGGCTGCGCGACGCGCTGGGGGTCCCGCTGCCCATGGGCGTGCCGCTGGCGTTCATCGAGCCGGTGGCCGACCCGCTCGGCGACCTGGTCTCCCGCCATGCCCGCACGCACGGTCCCTTCACCGCCGCCGAGGTTGCAGCGGCGCTGGGACTCGGAATTGCCGTCGTGGCTCCCGCGCTGCGCGCCCTGGTCGACCAGGGCCGGGTCGCGGAGGGCGAATTCCGCCCGCTGGAACCCGGGAGCACCGGCGGCCTCGAATACTGCGACGCCCACGTCCTACGCCGGATCCGTGCCCGCTCGCTGGCCGCGCTGCGGGCGGAGGTCGAACCCGTCGACGCGCCGACCTATGGACGCTTCCTGCCTCCCTGGCAGTACGTCGGGGAGGACCTGCGCGGGGTGGATGGGGTGGCAACCGTCATCGACCAGCTCTCCGGGGTCCCGATTCCGGCGAGTGCCTGGGAATCGCTGGTCCTGCCGGCCCGTGTGCCCGACTACGGGCCGGCAATGCTCGACGAGCTCCTGGCCACGGGTGAGGTGCTGTTTTCCGGAGCCGGTTCGCTGGCCGGCAACGACGGCTGGCTGGCGCTGCACCTGGCCGATTCCGCCCCGCTGACACTGGCCAGGGATCCTGATTTCATGCCCTCCGAACTACACGCCGCGCTGCTCGGAGTCCTGGGCAACGGCGGTGGTTTCTTCTTCCGCCAGATCACCGGGCTGCTGGCCGATGCCCCCTCCCCGCGCCCCAGCGACGCGCTGGTGCTGCAGGGGCTGTGGGACCTGGTGTGGGCCGGATGGATCGGGAACGACACGTTCGCCCCGGTACGTGGGCTGCTCGATGGCGGCAAGACGGCGCACAAGCAGCGCGCCCATGCACCGCGGGTACGCGCGCCGCGTCCCGGCAGGATGCGCCAAGTTCGCGCATCACTGGCAGCGGCATCCGGGCTACGTCCGGAAGAGGCCCGGGTTGGGGTGGGTTCCACGGCACCCGGTGCGGCCCACGGGGCCGGGCGTTGGTCACTGCTGCCAGCACCCGAGGCGGATCCGACGCTCAGGGCCCACGCCTCCGCCGAGTATCTGCTGGACCGTTACGGGGTACTCACCCGCGGTTCGGTCATGTCCGAGGGGATCCCCGGCGGGTTCGGGCAGATGTACCGGGTGCTGTCCCGGTTGGAGGAGGCAGGGCGGACCCGGCGCGGCTATTTCATCGAGAAGCTCGGCGCTGCACAGTTCTCGGTTCCGGCGACTGTCGACCGACTGCGCACCTACTCGGTTGACGCGGCGCTGGACGATACCCGTTCCCCGTCACGGGTTCCCACGGCCATCGCGCTGGCGGCCACCGACCCGGCCAACCCCTACGGCGCAGCGCTGCCTTGGCCGGTGCCCGGCGATGAGCAGGCCACCGGCCACCGCCCCGGCCGCAAGGCCGGCGCGCTGGTGGTGCTGCTGGATGGTTCGCTGGGCCTGTACCTGGAACGCGGGGGCAAGACGCTGTTGCTCTTCGAGCAGTCGCCGCAGGCCTGCGACGCCATGGCGAAGGCCCTTGTTGCCGTGTTGCGTCGGGCACGGGTACAGAAACTGGCGCTGGAAAAAGTGAATGGCGCCACCATCTTGGATACGCCTCTTGCGGCATCACTGCTGTCGGCAGGCTTCTATTCCTCTCCCTCGGGGCTCAGGTTCAGGTCATAG
- a CDS encoding TetR/AcrR family transcriptional regulator encodes MSTASTDLTGRARLRDAAIECFAARGFGESLRAIAARAGVTAGLVRHHFGSKDVLRAECDATVLERYRMLKTQSMDTDPALLFSTFPSSREGGILMLYILRSVRDGGTAGREFLANLVTEALVFTRDAVARGIVVPSRNEEARVRFLVQQAVGGLIVKLAMYPDTDLDDFSGVMECFSAETMLPTLELYTEGLFADSGYLDQFLAYAAATPNPPAGPAGEPAHR; translated from the coding sequence GTGAGTACAGCATCGACGGATCTCACCGGTCGGGCACGGCTGCGGGATGCCGCCATCGAATGCTTTGCGGCGCGCGGATTCGGTGAGTCCCTCCGGGCCATTGCGGCACGCGCCGGCGTCACCGCGGGACTGGTCCGCCACCACTTCGGTTCCAAGGACGTGCTGCGGGCCGAGTGCGATGCCACGGTGCTCGAACGCTACCGGATGCTGAAAACCCAAAGCATGGATACCGACCCGGCGCTGCTCTTTTCCACGTTCCCCTCCTCCCGCGAGGGCGGGATCCTGATGCTCTACATCCTGCGCAGCGTGCGCGACGGCGGCACGGCGGGACGCGAATTCCTCGCGAACCTGGTCACCGAGGCGCTCGTCTTCACCCGGGACGCCGTGGCCCGCGGCATCGTGGTGCCCAGCCGCAACGAGGAGGCCCGGGTCAGGTTCCTGGTCCAGCAAGCGGTTGGCGGGCTGATCGTGAAGCTCGCCATGTACCCGGACACCGACCTCGATGACTTCAGCGGCGTCATGGAGTGCTTCTCCGCCGAAACCATGCTGCCCACGCTGGAGCTGTACACGGAGGGCCTGTTCGCCGACTCGGGCTACCTCGATCAATTCCTGGCGTACGCGGCGGCAACGCCGAACCCGCCCGCGGGCCCCGCGGGAGAACCAGCTCATCGGTAA
- a CDS encoding ABC transporter ATP-binding protein, whose protein sequence is MSTNTPAIEVTGLRKHFGRTSALAGLDLRVEQGVVAGFLGPNGSGKSTTIRILLGLLRSDGGDAKMLGSDPWHDAVALHRRIAYVPGEVSLWPNLTGGQVIDILAKLRGGVDACRRSELLERFELDPTKKSRSYSKGNRQKVALVAALASDAELLILDEPTSGLDPLMEQVFTACIQEVKEQGRSVLLSSHIFAEVEKLCDTVTIIRDGKTVEAGRLEELRHLHRTTVSVLLDRDASVLAGVPGVNDLAAVGNKAVFTVGEAELGSVLRAVSAYSPRSLISSPPSLEDLFLRHYGGGLRPGPARTAGVR, encoded by the coding sequence ATGTCCACGAATACCCCGGCCATCGAGGTCACCGGACTGCGCAAGCACTTTGGACGCACCAGCGCCCTGGCGGGACTGGACCTGAGGGTGGAGCAGGGCGTCGTCGCCGGTTTCCTCGGGCCCAACGGATCAGGCAAGTCCACCACCATCCGCATCCTGCTCGGCCTGCTGCGTTCCGACGGCGGCGACGCGAAAATGCTCGGGTCCGACCCCTGGCACGATGCCGTTGCCCTGCACCGGCGCATCGCCTACGTCCCCGGAGAGGTGAGCCTGTGGCCGAACCTCACCGGAGGCCAGGTGATCGACATCCTCGCCAAGCTGCGCGGCGGGGTGGATGCCTGCAGGCGCTCCGAACTGCTGGAGCGCTTCGAACTGGACCCGACCAAGAAGTCCCGCAGCTACTCGAAGGGAAACCGGCAGAAGGTGGCGCTCGTGGCGGCCCTGGCCTCCGATGCCGAACTGCTGATCCTGGACGAGCCGACATCGGGCCTCGACCCGCTGATGGAGCAGGTGTTCACGGCCTGCATCCAGGAGGTCAAGGAACAAGGACGCAGCGTGCTGCTTTCCAGCCACATCTTCGCCGAGGTGGAAAAGCTCTGCGACACGGTGACAATCATCCGCGACGGGAAGACGGTGGAGGCGGGCCGGCTCGAGGAGCTGCGGCACCTGCACCGCACCACCGTGTCAGTGCTGCTGGACCGCGACGCCTCGGTGCTGGCCGGGGTTCCCGGGGTCAACGACCTCGCAGCCGTGGGCAACAAGGCGGTCTTCACCGTCGGCGAGGCCGAACTCGGCTCCGTGCTGCGGGCTGTGTCGGCCTATTCGCCGCGCTCGTTGATCTCCAGCCCGCCATCGTTGGAGGACCTGTTCCTGCGCCACTACGGCGGCGGTCTCCGGCCTGGTCCGGCCCGGACGGCGGGCGTGCGATGA
- a CDS encoding ABC transporter permease, whose translation MSTATARTRQARRSPALAASLTGFMIAVLFIARRNWLRLLIWAAVLAAMIPVVYDSQQQAFPTQAARDAYAQVANTPAVAAMTGLPYAAGSLGGILVIKIWMTLAVALAFASVFLVTRNGRADEETGRTELLRASVLGRHAYSLANYAVASALSVVVGVLISVLCLAVFLPVTGSLLMGASIAGTGLAFVGISAICGQLSSTSRGANSLGVAVLAVFYFIRAGADLQSDGSSTTALSWFSPIGWAQNMRAFGEDNWWPLLALLALAMAGCALALLIETNRDLGMGLLPERRGAASASGFLTRPVGLALRLQRSSLLGWLAGAVVAGAFFGGVAKAMSTLLDPSNAWAQAFVGSTGNMLNGVLSIFVLFNGMLAGAFAVQCLSMASAEEASGRLEPQLAGALSRSGWLGAHVLVAALGSGLMLVIGGYLTGAASAGAASGSDLALASLAYWPAVLLILGLQLFLHGFVTRHGVSITWAVYGVSVMVAMFGELFSLSERAIKSTPFGAVPRLPAEAFSLTPLLVLIAIAVVLAGLGIRRFATRDIVQE comes from the coding sequence ATGAGCACCGCAACGGCCCGCACCCGGCAGGCCAGGCGGTCCCCGGCCCTGGCCGCGTCGTTGACCGGATTCATGATCGCCGTGCTGTTCATCGCCCGCCGCAACTGGTTGCGCCTGCTGATCTGGGCGGCGGTACTCGCTGCCATGATCCCGGTGGTCTACGACTCGCAGCAGCAGGCCTTCCCGACCCAGGCGGCCCGGGACGCCTACGCCCAGGTCGCCAACACCCCTGCCGTCGCTGCCATGACCGGCCTGCCCTACGCCGCCGGATCACTCGGCGGCATCCTGGTCATCAAGATCTGGATGACACTTGCCGTTGCGCTGGCCTTCGCCTCGGTCTTCCTGGTCACCCGCAATGGGCGGGCCGACGAGGAAACCGGCCGCACCGAACTGCTGCGTGCCTCGGTACTTGGCCGCCACGCCTATAGCCTGGCGAACTACGCCGTTGCTTCGGCCCTGAGCGTGGTGGTCGGCGTGCTGATCTCGGTGCTCTGTCTGGCGGTCTTCCTGCCGGTGACCGGCTCCCTGCTCATGGGGGCCTCGATCGCCGGGACGGGACTGGCCTTCGTTGGCATCTCCGCGATCTGCGGCCAGCTCAGCTCCACCAGCCGCGGGGCGAATTCGCTGGGGGTCGCCGTGCTGGCGGTGTTCTACTTCATCCGGGCCGGAGCCGACCTGCAGTCCGACGGTAGCAGCACCACGGCGCTGAGCTGGTTCTCACCCATCGGCTGGGCGCAGAACATGCGCGCCTTCGGCGAAGACAACTGGTGGCCACTGCTGGCACTGCTGGCTTTGGCCATGGCTGGTTGTGCCCTCGCCCTGCTCATCGAAACCAACCGCGACCTGGGCATGGGCCTGCTGCCCGAACGGCGCGGCGCTGCCAGCGCATCGGGATTCCTCACCCGGCCAGTCGGGCTGGCGTTGCGGCTGCAACGCTCCTCGCTGTTGGGCTGGCTGGCCGGCGCGGTGGTCGCCGGTGCGTTCTTCGGAGGTGTCGCGAAGGCCATGTCCACGCTGCTTGACCCCTCCAACGCTTGGGCCCAGGCCTTCGTCGGATCCACGGGCAACATGCTCAACGGGGTGCTGAGCATCTTCGTGTTGTTCAACGGCATGCTGGCCGGGGCGTTCGCCGTGCAGTGCCTGTCGATGGCCAGCGCCGAGGAGGCCAGCGGCCGGCTGGAACCGCAGCTGGCCGGGGCGCTATCCCGTTCCGGCTGGCTGGGCGCGCACGTACTGGTAGCTGCCCTCGGCTCGGGGCTGATGCTGGTGATCGGAGGTTACCTCACCGGTGCCGCCTCGGCCGGGGCGGCAAGCGGCTCCGACCTGGCATTGGCCAGCCTGGCCTACTGGCCTGCGGTACTGCTGATACTGGGTCTGCAGCTGTTCCTGCATGGCTTCGTGACCCGCCACGGCGTCAGCATCACGTGGGCCGTCTACGGGGTTTCGGTCATGGTCGCCATGTTCGGCGAACTGTTCTCACTCTCCGAACGGGCTATCAAGTCCACTCCATTCGGCGCCGTGCCGAGGCTCCCGGCCGAGGCTTTTTCGCTGACACCGCTGCTGGTGCTCATCGCCATCGCAGTGGTCCTGGCCGGGCTCGGGATCCGGCGCTTCGCCACCCGTGACATCGTGCAGGAGTAG